The nucleotide window TGAGCAGTGCTCCTGGTACAGAAAATCTGCCTGATGAAGAGAAGGAACGGGTGATGCATGTGTCGCTGCCACTGGATAATAACCAGACATTGATGGCTTCCGATATAGTTCCATCTATGGGTCACAAGCTAACGCAGGGCAATAATGTATACTTGTCGCTTCATCCCGATAGTAAAGAGGAAGCCGACAAGTTGTTTAATGCCCTGGCAGAAGGTGGTAAGGTGGAAATGCCTATGGAAGACCAGTTTTGGGGTGACTACTTCGGATCGCTGGTGGATAAATTTGGTATTGGCTGGATGGTTAATTATAATCCCAATTTTTAAACCCTGTTTATCAGTTAACAGTAATCTTATTCAACCAAAGCCTGCTGCACTATTGTAGCAGGCTTTTTTGCTGGC belongs to Niabella yanshanensis and includes:
- a CDS encoding VOC family protein encodes the protein MAFKLNPYLNFDGNAEEAFSFYKSVFGGEFAGGIMKMSSAPGTENLPDEEKERVMHVSLPLDNNQTLMASDIVPSMGHKLTQGNNVYLSLHPDSKEEADKLFNALAEGGKVEMPMEDQFWGDYFGSLVDKFGIGWMVNYNPNF